From one Streptomyces sp. CA-210063 genomic stretch:
- the galE gene encoding UDP-glucose 4-epimerase GalE: MTWLITGGAGYIGAHVVRAMLDAGEQAVVYDDLSTGIAERVPDGVPLEIGSTLDGELLTRVIRDRGITGVVHLAAKKQVGESVELPLHYYRENVEGLRTLLSAVTDAGVASFVFSSSAAVYGMPDVDLVTEDTPCLPMSPYGETKLVGEWLVRATGRATGLSTASLRYFNVAGAATPELADTGVFNLVPMVFEKLSEGAPPRVFGADYPTPDGTCVRDYIHVVDLAEAHVAAARRLREAPGTDLTLNIGRGEGVSVREMIDRINTLTGHDLPPTVVDRRPGDPARVVASADRIASELGWKARHGVEDMIASAWAGWTLNHAAQ; this comes from the coding sequence ATGACCTGGCTGATCACCGGTGGCGCCGGATACATCGGGGCGCATGTGGTGCGCGCGATGCTCGACGCGGGCGAACAGGCCGTCGTCTACGACGACCTGTCCACGGGGATCGCCGAACGGGTCCCCGACGGGGTGCCGTTGGAGATCGGCTCCACCCTCGACGGGGAGCTGCTGACGCGGGTGATCCGGGACCGAGGCATCACCGGAGTCGTCCATCTCGCGGCGAAGAAGCAGGTCGGCGAGTCCGTCGAACTACCGCTGCACTACTACCGGGAGAACGTCGAGGGCCTGCGCACCCTGCTGTCGGCCGTCACCGACGCCGGGGTCGCCTCCTTCGTCTTCTCGTCCTCCGCCGCCGTGTACGGCATGCCCGACGTGGACCTCGTCACCGAGGACACGCCGTGTCTGCCGATGAGCCCGTACGGCGAGACCAAGCTGGTCGGCGAGTGGCTGGTGCGGGCCACGGGCCGGGCGACCGGCCTGTCGACGGCCTCGCTCCGCTACTTCAACGTGGCCGGGGCGGCGACCCCCGAGCTGGCCGACACCGGCGTCTTCAACCTCGTCCCCATGGTCTTCGAGAAGCTCTCCGAGGGCGCCCCGCCACGCGTTTTCGGCGCCGACTACCCGACCCCCGACGGGACGTGCGTCCGCGACTACATCCACGTCGTCGACCTCGCGGAGGCCCATGTGGCGGCCGCGCGGCGGCTGCGCGAGGCGCCGGGCACGGACCTGACCCTCAACATCGGTCGCGGGGAAGGCGTCTCGGTGCGCGAGATGATCGACCGGATCAACACGCTCACCGGTCACGACCTGCCTCCGACGGTCGTCGACCGGCGCCCGGGCGACCCCGCCCGTGTCGTCGCCTCGGCGGACCGGATCGCCTCCGAGCTGGGCTGGAAGGCGCGGCACGGCGTCGAGGACATGATCGCGTCGGCATGGGCGGGCTGGACGCTGAACCACGCCGCGCAGTGA
- a CDS encoding DUF6507 family protein, which yields MPAWDIDPINVQTTLNSTGEAAGGLEKAANSLVTNMASAAESAGTAVPGGQFNGPMIGPVAAGTPRVPVGPVAAALSQYLQERQQKLAFMAQRTIDSVQGAAKATNAYVTGDLDMAAEHQAGALKATVVPPPPGVDGNGGQGPK from the coding sequence ATGCCGGCATGGGACATCGATCCGATCAACGTGCAGACCACGCTGAACTCGACCGGTGAGGCGGCGGGCGGCCTGGAGAAGGCCGCCAACTCTCTGGTGACGAACATGGCGAGCGCGGCCGAGTCGGCCGGTACGGCCGTGCCGGGCGGGCAGTTCAACGGGCCCATGATCGGGCCGGTGGCCGCGGGCACTCCCCGGGTGCCGGTCGGCCCGGTCGCGGCGGCGCTGAGCCAGTACCTCCAGGAGCGGCAGCAGAAGCTGGCGTTCATGGCGCAGCGGACCATCGACTCGGTGCAGGGCGCGGCCAAGGCCACCAACGCCTATGTCACAGGCGACCTGGACATGGCCGCCGAGCACCAGGCGGGCGCCCTGAAGGCGACGGTCGTGCCACCGCCGCCGGGTGTCGACGGCAACGGCGGGCAGGGGCCGAAGTGA
- a CDS encoding ATP-binding protein: MPKYQLNCPLLPTTPHVARDFVTTVLHALALDALVDDAVLCTSELVTNSCVHTKERGVRLLLDTDGYRNAVRVTVYDESRNPPIRLEGYDAESGRGLWIVDTVTEGRWGTERLGAAGKGVWFELGEGRAAAARPLAEHPVGCHSHQGPTGRSWQLTHRGAYGGRPDQSMSVPPTSRLSSGPEQIP; encoded by the coding sequence ATGCCCAAATACCAACTCAACTGCCCCCTCCTCCCCACCACCCCCCACGTCGCCCGGGACTTCGTCACCACCGTTCTCCACGCCCTCGCACTGGACGCCCTCGTGGACGACGCCGTGCTCTGCACCTCCGAACTGGTCACCAACTCCTGCGTGCACACGAAGGAGCGGGGCGTCCGGCTGCTGCTCGACACGGACGGTTACCGCAATGCCGTACGCGTCACGGTCTACGACGAGTCCCGAAATCCCCCGATCCGACTTGAGGGTTACGACGCCGAATCGGGCCGTGGTCTGTGGATCGTGGACACGGTCACGGAGGGCCGCTGGGGGACCGAGCGGCTGGGCGCGGCGGGGAAAGGGGTGTGGTTCGAGCTGGGCGAGGGCAGGGCGGCGGCTGCGCGTCCTCTCGCCGAGCACCCCGTGGGATGCCACTCACACCAGGGACCAACCGGCCGGTCCTGGCAGTTGACGCACCGAGGAGCGTATGGGGGACGACCTGATCAGTCGATGTCCGTTCCGCCGACCTCACGGCTCTCATCCGGCCCCGAGCAGATCCCCTGA
- a CDS encoding glycosyltransferase family 2 protein, with product MALQQAQVSVVVIGYDDAAHVADAVRSALAQGPAVREVIAVDDCSTDGSGELLERLAEDEPRLRVIRRPANSGGCGTPRNTGLDAAASPYVMFLDSDDVLPPGAVEALLGAALEHDAPVVSGLCVRKELPSGRETPWQPELYARRTLVAHPAQRVRLVHDTLCVNKLYRTAFLRERAIRFPEGRYPYEDFVFVARVLAAVPRVALVPDPVYVWHVRRSAARLSISLDRSDIANWRARLEADKLSYDILLGAGEKQLARATRTRFLDHSLRMYARELDLRGAEYRREWWALTRAYLSSFDEGDFTPAPAPGRVVARVILASEEPRDLARLKELAARPARLNPPYARAADGSPVWSADLPQVELDHLLVRPVHLLPAAVDAELRPRARGTALRLRLHELYERMADAGPETVRVEFTERETGRVGFSGTAALAAQPDFDSWTADVPLDLAALGSGTWDLRLRLRFQDGTHRETTAHAVAGAGLLRRSALPSTRHGVLLVQPYATHAGALAVRIAPGWRGLTEVVRRRLKRLLH from the coding sequence ATGGCTCTTCAGCAGGCGCAGGTCTCCGTCGTCGTCATCGGGTACGACGACGCCGCCCATGTGGCGGACGCCGTGCGTTCGGCGCTGGCACAAGGGCCGGCCGTCCGTGAGGTGATCGCGGTCGACGACTGTTCTACGGACGGCAGCGGGGAACTGCTGGAGCGGCTGGCCGAGGACGAGCCCCGCCTGAGGGTGATCCGGCGCCCGGCCAACAGCGGCGGCTGCGGCACCCCGCGCAACACCGGGCTCGACGCCGCCGCCTCGCCGTACGTGATGTTCCTGGACAGCGACGACGTGCTGCCGCCGGGTGCCGTGGAGGCGCTGCTGGGCGCGGCCCTGGAGCACGACGCGCCGGTCGTGTCGGGGCTGTGTGTGCGCAAGGAGCTGCCGTCCGGCCGGGAGACCCCCTGGCAGCCCGAGCTGTACGCCCGGCGCACGCTGGTGGCACATCCCGCCCAGCGCGTACGCCTGGTGCACGACACCCTCTGCGTCAACAAGCTCTACCGCACCGCCTTCCTGCGCGAACGCGCCATCCGCTTCCCCGAGGGCCGCTACCCGTACGAGGACTTCGTGTTCGTCGCGCGCGTGCTGGCCGCCGTGCCGCGCGTCGCGCTCGTACCGGACCCGGTGTACGTCTGGCACGTACGCCGGTCGGCGGCCCGGCTGTCCATCTCCCTGGACCGCTCGGACATCGCCAACTGGCGGGCCCGCCTCGAGGCCGACAAGCTGTCGTACGACATCCTGCTGGGCGCCGGCGAGAAGCAGCTCGCGCGGGCGACACGGACGCGGTTCCTCGACCACTCGCTGCGGATGTACGCGCGCGAGCTGGACCTGCGCGGCGCGGAGTACCGGCGCGAGTGGTGGGCCCTGACGCGCGCGTACCTGTCTTCCTTCGACGAGGGCGACTTCACGCCGGCGCCCGCGCCCGGCCGGGTCGTCGCCCGGGTGATCCTCGCTTCCGAGGAGCCGCGCGACCTGGCCCGCCTCAAGGAGCTCGCGGCCCGCCCGGCCCGGCTGAACCCGCCCTACGCGCGCGCGGCCGACGGCTCCCCCGTCTGGTCCGCCGATCTCCCCCAGGTGGAGCTGGACCACCTCCTCGTCCGGCCCGTGCATCTGCTGCCCGCCGCCGTCGACGCGGAACTGCGGCCACGCGCGCGTGGGACGGCGCTCCGGCTGCGCCTGCACGAGCTGTACGAGCGGATGGCGGACGCGGGGCCGGAGACCGTGCGGGTGGAGTTCACCGAACGGGAGACCGGGCGGGTCGGGTTCAGCGGCACGGCGGCCCTCGCGGCCCAGCCGGACTTCGACAGCTGGACGGCCGACGTCCCGCTGGACCTGGCGGCGTTGGGCAGCGGCACCTGGGACCTCCGGCTGCGGCTGCGGTTCCAGGACGGCACCCACCGGGAGACCACCGCGCACGCCGTCGCGGGCGCCGGGCTATTGCGCCGGAGCGCACTGCCGAGCACGCGCCACGGTGTGCTCCTGGTGCAGCCGTACGCGACGCACGCGGGGGCGCTCGCGGTGCGGATCGCGCCCGGTTGGCGAGGATTGACCGAAGTGGTACGCCGTCGCCTCAAACGCCTGCTTCACTGA
- a CDS encoding DUF397 domain-containing protein produces the protein MPDPRFHWQKSSFSGADAGDTCVELAPTPAAIHIRESDHPTILLTTTPTPLHALLTTLKEGTLGGH, from the coding sequence GTGCCCGATCCTCGCTTCCACTGGCAGAAGTCGTCCTTCTCAGGCGCTGATGCGGGTGACACCTGTGTCGAACTCGCCCCCACCCCCGCCGCCATACACATACGCGAAAGCGACCACCCCACCATCCTTCTCACCACCACCCCCACCCCCCTCCACGCCCTCCTCACCACCCTCAAAGAAGGCACCCTTGGCGGCCATTGA
- a CDS encoding MarR family winged helix-turn-helix transcriptional regulator, translating to MTTNAAPLPEGISREIPGQVSEEDLLRLDRQICFSLHAASRAFNSVYRVVLKDLGITYPQYLVMLVLWEQGELPVKRLGEHLRLDSGTLSPLLKRLEAAGLVRRERSARDERSVVVRPTEEGTALRERALAVPRRIVSATSFDIDEIRDLRDRLNRLTAALDEAALEDPTGQSQV from the coding sequence ATGACCACGAACGCCGCCCCCTTGCCCGAGGGGATCTCCCGGGAGATCCCCGGGCAGGTCTCCGAGGAGGACCTCCTCCGTCTCGACCGGCAGATCTGCTTCTCCCTGCACGCCGCCTCGCGCGCCTTCAACAGCGTCTACCGCGTGGTTCTGAAGGACCTCGGGATCACCTATCCCCAGTACCTGGTGATGCTGGTGCTGTGGGAGCAGGGCGAGCTGCCCGTGAAGAGGCTGGGCGAGCATCTGCGGCTCGACTCCGGAACCCTCTCGCCGCTGCTGAAGCGCCTGGAGGCGGCCGGTCTCGTACGGCGTGAGCGCAGCGCCCGCGACGAGCGGTCGGTGGTGGTGCGGCCGACCGAGGAGGGCACCGCCCTGCGGGAGCGCGCGCTGGCCGTGCCGCGCCGGATCGTCTCCGCGACGAGCTTCGACATCGACGAGATCCGCGATCTGCGCGACCGCCTGAACCGCCTGACGGCCGCACTGGACGAGGCGGCGCTGGAGGACCCGACGGGTCAGTCACAGGTCTGA
- a CDS encoding organic hydroperoxide resistance protein yields MDALYTAVATATHGRDGRAVTNDGKLDLDLALPVELGGNGQGTNPEQLFAAGYAACFASALGLVGRAAKVDVSEAAVTAEVGIGKEGEGFALKATLRVELPDTVDEATGRKLVEQAHQVCPYSNATRNNMPVELVVE; encoded by the coding sequence ATGGACGCGCTCTACACCGCTGTCGCCACCGCCACCCACGGCCGCGACGGTCGCGCCGTCACCAACGACGGCAAGCTCGACCTCGACCTGGCCCTCCCGGTGGAGCTCGGCGGCAACGGCCAGGGCACCAACCCGGAGCAGCTGTTCGCCGCCGGCTACGCCGCCTGTTTCGCCAGCGCCCTCGGCCTCGTCGGCCGCGCCGCCAAGGTCGACGTCAGCGAGGCCGCCGTGACCGCCGAGGTCGGTATCGGCAAGGAGGGCGAGGGCTTCGCCCTCAAGGCCACCCTCCGCGTGGAGCTCCCCGACACCGTCGACGAGGCCACCGGCCGCAAGCTCGTCGAGCAGGCCCACCAGGTCTGCCCCTACTCCAACGCAACCCGCAACAACATGCCGGTCGAGCTGGTCGTCGAGTAG
- a CDS encoding CvpA family protein, producing MSDDIPVIPEEVPEFTGDLELLDQHIAGVRSAGTSLKDSGSAIHTRFGGLSAYYKAPEAEALFATTAPVAAKGDEFATELETVASALDTYAAAVGPLKQRFDQLRQDAIAFRNRIAGDDEWRADGDLVEENNNRRSDINAAYAAFQAAERDCYNKIVALVGGEALVVNDGSNKENMYGYRGEDLNNAGGLPWGDPVEESNPWYYIHEHAWDFAVGFVVDGVWGTIKGLGTLVGFNGLDAAGQAWVGLAKLATGIVIMSNPVTAAAFWLTPDDKLPSWIRDSRTAVVETGKALIAYDEWGKNPSRAAGAVTFNVLTTVFTGGAGGAVAGAGKAGAIARAISFAGKAGKIVDPMTYITKGVGATAVRISDVMAGLRGITDGTQIRLGEGTYQIADPPNITDDLPAGLTPENSVRMETPKGEVVYLNTETLVMHNADGTVRESLDSIKQEGTAAERGADVSQRQPELVGAGARVGDGTGTVGQVGDNGLPSGSHETPTGGGRGETPGGGQAETPSGGGHPESPAGGGHSETPGGGGTDGPGSGGTDGPGGGADGPGGPPQDPPVGPGAGSGGPDEPSGWERPDGDPAPFERGGQLEDQVRQQIRGTKVKPGDVESILNTLAGHPAGREVADVIASGRFRDAPNFSDVVSNMSRPSEMPGSLEQIRLANRLHESGLTDISFEVKQGGHEIKPGVVTGERTDLDVMARDAAGNVHGWQFKDVQSTNPRNVVGKVFKEMRQLTDSGADVQTFVLDTVVSKQDLAPHLGRLEKNYMDKNVQVVIRTPDGIVFIPPGGRFMPEGTL from the coding sequence GTGAGCGACGACATCCCCGTCATCCCGGAGGAGGTCCCCGAGTTCACGGGCGATCTGGAGCTGCTGGACCAGCACATCGCGGGCGTCCGTTCGGCCGGCACCTCCCTGAAGGACTCGGGCTCGGCGATCCACACCCGCTTCGGCGGCCTCTCCGCGTACTACAAGGCGCCGGAGGCGGAGGCGCTGTTCGCGACGACCGCGCCGGTGGCGGCCAAGGGCGACGAGTTCGCCACCGAGCTGGAGACCGTGGCCTCGGCCCTGGACACGTATGCCGCCGCCGTCGGCCCGCTCAAGCAGAGGTTCGACCAGCTCCGCCAGGACGCGATCGCCTTCCGCAACAGGATCGCGGGTGACGACGAGTGGCGCGCCGACGGCGACCTCGTCGAGGAGAACAACAACCGCCGCTCGGACATCAACGCCGCGTACGCCGCCTTCCAGGCCGCCGAACGCGACTGCTACAACAAGATCGTCGCGCTGGTCGGCGGCGAGGCGCTCGTCGTCAACGACGGCTCGAACAAAGAGAACATGTACGGCTACCGGGGCGAGGACCTCAACAACGCCGGTGGTCTGCCCTGGGGCGACCCCGTCGAGGAGTCCAACCCGTGGTACTACATCCACGAGCACGCCTGGGACTTCGCGGTCGGCTTCGTCGTCGACGGTGTGTGGGGCACGATCAAGGGTCTCGGCACACTGGTGGGCTTCAACGGCCTGGACGCGGCCGGCCAGGCCTGGGTCGGCCTCGCCAAGCTCGCCACCGGCATCGTCATCATGTCCAACCCGGTGACCGCCGCCGCGTTCTGGCTCACCCCCGACGACAAACTGCCCTCCTGGATCCGCGACTCCCGTACGGCGGTCGTGGAGACCGGCAAGGCGCTCATCGCCTACGACGAGTGGGGCAAGAACCCGTCGCGGGCGGCCGGGGCCGTGACCTTCAACGTCCTCACCACCGTCTTCACGGGCGGGGCGGGCGGTGCCGTGGCCGGCGCGGGCAAGGCCGGCGCCATCGCCAGGGCCATCTCCTTCGCGGGCAAGGCCGGCAAGATCGTCGACCCGATGACGTACATCACCAAGGGCGTCGGCGCGACGGCGGTGAGGATCAGCGACGTGATGGCGGGCCTGCGCGGCATCACCGACGGCACGCAGATCAGGCTCGGCGAGGGCACGTACCAGATCGCCGACCCGCCCAACATCACGGACGACCTGCCGGCCGGCCTGACCCCCGAGAACAGCGTCCGCATGGAGACCCCCAAGGGCGAGGTCGTCTACCTCAACACCGAGACGCTGGTCATGCACAACGCCGACGGCACGGTGCGCGAGTCGCTCGACAGCATCAAGCAGGAGGGTACGGCGGCCGAGCGGGGGGCCGATGTCTCGCAGCGCCAGCCGGAGCTGGTGGGCGCCGGGGCCAGGGTGGGCGACGGGACGGGGACTGTGGGGCAGGTCGGGGACAACGGCCTGCCGTCCGGGAGCCATGAGACGCCGACCGGTGGTGGTCGTGGTGAGACACCGGGTGGTGGACAGGCGGAAACCCCCTCGGGCGGCGGTCACCCGGAGAGCCCTGCGGGCGGCGGTCACAGTGAGACGCCCGGCGGTGGCGGCACCGACGGACCCGGCAGCGGTGGTACCGACGGACCCGGCGGTGGCGCTGACGGTCCGGGTGGGCCTCCTCAGGATCCGCCGGTTGGCCCGGGAGCCGGTAGCGGCGGTCCGGACGAACCCAGCGGCTGGGAGCGGCCCGACGGCGACCCGGCGCCCTTCGAGCGCGGCGGTCAGCTGGAGGACCAGGTCCGTCAGCAGATCCGGGGTACGAAGGTCAAGCCGGGCGACGTCGAGTCGATCCTGAACACCCTGGCCGGGCACCCGGCGGGGCGCGAGGTCGCCGACGTCATCGCCTCCGGGCGCTTCAGGGACGCCCCGAACTTCTCGGACGTCGTCTCCAACATGTCCCGTCCTTCGGAGATGCCCGGGAGCCTGGAGCAGATCCGGCTGGCCAACCGGCTGCACGAGAGCGGACTGACCGACATCTCGTTCGAGGTCAAGCAAGGAGGCCACGAGATCAAGCCGGGAGTCGTCACCGGCGAACGGACCGACCTGGACGTGATGGCCCGGGACGCGGCCGGCAACGTCCACGGCTGGCAGTTCAAGGACGTCCAGTCGACCAACCCCAGGAACGTGGTCGGCAAGGTCTTCAAGGAGATGCGCCAGCTGACGGACTCGGGCGCCGACGTGCAGACTTTCGTGCTGGACACGGTGGTCTCGAAGCAGGACCTCGCGCCGCACCTCGGGCGGCTGGAAAAGAACTACATGGACAAGAACGTGCAGGTCGTCATCCGCACACCGGACGGAATCGTGTTCATCCCGCCGGGCGGTAGGTTCATGCCGGAGGGAACGCTGTGA
- a CDS encoding helix-turn-helix domain-containing protein, whose product MPPRSTPTARQERLGAELRKIRERAGVTARAAASLLGTNPIQQSAYEAGRSGISEERIRRLAAHCACDDRAYVDALVSMANERGKGWWDKYRGTVVPQGLALAESEYHATRIRTFQVVHVPGLLQTEEHMRALFNYASQNVPQGDLDTFVAFRTQRQQVLDDPSGTPYEAIVHEAALRIRVGGRDTTRAQLKRLLERSEAANVTVRVLPFDTDDFAGTGYSMLYLHGPVPQLDTVQIDTGHDSEFFDAEARLLQYRRRYERVTAAALPVAESRDLIARIAHEL is encoded by the coding sequence ATGCCACCCAGGAGCACCCCTACCGCCCGGCAGGAGCGCCTCGGCGCCGAGCTGCGCAAGATCCGCGAACGGGCGGGTGTGACGGCCCGCGCAGCTGCCTCACTCCTGGGCACGAACCCCATACAGCAGAGTGCCTACGAGGCCGGCCGCAGCGGCATCAGCGAGGAGCGGATTCGTCGCCTGGCGGCGCATTGCGCGTGCGATGACAGGGCGTACGTCGACGCGTTGGTGAGCATGGCGAATGAGCGCGGCAAGGGGTGGTGGGACAAGTACCGGGGCACCGTCGTTCCCCAAGGGCTCGCTCTCGCAGAGTCCGAGTATCACGCCACTCGCATCCGAACTTTCCAGGTCGTGCATGTTCCTGGCCTGTTGCAGACCGAGGAGCACATGCGGGCTCTGTTCAACTACGCATCACAGAACGTGCCCCAAGGCGACCTGGACACCTTCGTGGCGTTCCGTACCCAACGCCAGCAGGTCCTCGACGACCCTTCCGGGACGCCGTACGAGGCCATCGTCCACGAGGCTGCTCTCCGCATCCGCGTTGGTGGCCGCGACACGACCCGGGCCCAGTTGAAGCGGCTCCTCGAACGATCGGAAGCGGCCAACGTGACCGTTCGTGTGCTGCCTTTCGATACAGACGACTTCGCCGGAACGGGCTATTCGATGCTCTACCTGCACGGACCCGTCCCCCAACTGGACACCGTGCAGATCGATACGGGCCATGACAGCGAGTTCTTCGACGCGGAGGCACGCTTGTTGCAGTATCGACGGCGATACGAGCGGGTGACGGCAGCGGCTCTCCCTGTGGCGGAGTCCCGAGACCTCATCGCCCGCATTGCCCACGAGCTGTGA